From a single Streptomyces rubradiris genomic region:
- the eccCa gene encoding type VII secretion protein EccCa has translation MTQRLVHRPARATHPLLPPAPRTIEPPPNLPEGKTGTPATALLPMAGVLSSVVMMTVIRSSRFAGLGAVVLVVALLGAVALFLSQRGKAQRQRRVQRERYLEYLEELRAELGAAERERRRAARILHPAPAALYDVLRDPARLWERRRTDADFLDVRVGVGDVPVQELAVGRNAAGGVLTPPDPFMLNEARALQARYATVSGHPLTVPLDRAGNVSVIGDRADVLRVARSLLVQAAVTHAPDDVAMALAVPEDRAEEWEWVKWLPHVLDPHGLDGAVAARRVASDPARLARVIGTDLARRASYAAEVRRGLSDEKALTLAGRLLVLSDAYGGNAVDLPLPDSAVALADMGVTVLHLLAERVQEPDHVAVRVTVDGDRVTVEDLRGQPTVPTQGVADRTGPAEAEGLARALAPLRLSAESAAEGTPVSGPVDFPQLLGIDDMGALDPARQWTPRGERDFLRVPIGLDDRHQPVLLDLKESAELGMGPHGLCVGATGSGKSELLRTLVLALVTTHPPEDLAMVLVDYKGGATFAPFTPLPHVAGVITNLENQAGLVERVHTSLAGEIKRRQQVLKDAGDVADIGHYRALRATGRPGLEPLPHLFVVIDEFGELLTAKPDFIALFLSIGRIGRSIGVHLLLSSQRVESGGLRGLETYLSYRLGLRTFSADESRTVLETTDAFHLPPLPGFGYLKVDTSTYTRFKAGFVSGAYRGAAVRDSAADARPPARPYPAFHAPAAAPDGDAPAPRERETGPTVLGVAVGRLTGAAEPVRRIWLPPLPAALALDSAAGPVRASAEGLRLAGADGPLRVPLGVLDDPARQWQGPWVHDLNTAGGHTAVIGGPASGKTTLLRTLALSLALTHTPRDVAVYGLDLAGGGLSALARLPHVGGIATRADHERAARTVAEVRAMLAEREEIFRERGIDSVDQLRALRGRGELPGLGSTDVVLLIDGFGALREEFAHLDDDVADLLRRGSGYGIHVVAGMLRWNDVRLAVQSLFGSRIELRLNDPADSCVDRKLSATLSAETPGRALTDGKLFAQAALPRIDGQATADGLGPALEQTAATLRAAWPGEPAAPVRILPTRLPAERLPSAVAEPRAIPIGVDQETLSPAVLDLFGADQHLLVLGDTECGKTNLLTLVARSLVARHDEDELVFGVFDPRRGLRGVVPEPYRGGYAHNAALSQALATGIAGELAKRLPETADPDAPTDEPSFTGPRIVILVDDYDILTAAGQQPLTPFLPYLSSARDIGLHFVVARRVAGASRALYEPFLTALRETGATALVMAGDRGEGQLFPGLYPSAQPPGRGTLLRRGRRHQLIQTALATTGDPREASA, from the coding sequence TTGACACAGCGACTCGTCCACCGTCCGGCCCGAGCCACCCACCCGTTGCTCCCGCCCGCGCCCCGTACGATCGAGCCCCCGCCGAACCTGCCCGAGGGCAAGACCGGCACTCCGGCGACCGCTCTGCTGCCGATGGCCGGCGTCCTCAGCTCGGTCGTGATGATGACGGTGATCCGCTCCAGCCGGTTCGCGGGCCTGGGCGCCGTCGTCCTGGTCGTCGCGCTGCTCGGCGCGGTCGCCCTGTTCCTCTCGCAGCGCGGCAAGGCGCAGCGGCAGCGGCGCGTCCAGCGCGAGCGCTACCTCGAATACCTGGAGGAGTTGCGCGCCGAGTTGGGCGCGGCCGAGCGGGAGCGGCGCCGTGCCGCCCGCATCCTGCACCCCGCCCCCGCCGCCCTGTACGACGTGCTGCGCGATCCGGCCCGGCTGTGGGAGCGGCGGCGTACGGACGCGGACTTCCTCGATGTGCGTGTGGGGGTCGGCGACGTACCCGTGCAGGAGCTGGCCGTCGGCCGGAACGCGGCCGGGGGCGTGCTCACCCCGCCCGACCCGTTCATGCTGAACGAGGCCCGCGCCCTCCAGGCCCGCTACGCCACCGTGTCCGGCCATCCGCTGACCGTGCCGCTGGACCGGGCCGGCAACGTCAGCGTCATCGGCGACCGCGCGGACGTGCTGCGCGTCGCCCGGTCCCTGCTCGTACAGGCCGCGGTCACGCACGCCCCGGACGACGTGGCCATGGCGCTCGCCGTGCCCGAGGACCGTGCCGAGGAATGGGAGTGGGTGAAGTGGCTCCCGCACGTGCTCGATCCGCACGGTCTTGACGGGGCCGTGGCCGCGCGGCGCGTCGCCTCCGACCCGGCCCGGCTGGCCCGGGTGATCGGCACGGACCTGGCGCGGCGGGCCTCGTACGCGGCCGAGGTGCGCCGCGGGCTGTCCGACGAGAAGGCGCTCACCCTGGCCGGCCGGCTGCTCGTACTCAGCGACGCGTACGGGGGGAACGCCGTGGACCTTCCGCTCCCGGACTCCGCCGTCGCCTTGGCCGACATGGGCGTCACGGTGCTGCACCTGCTCGCCGAGCGGGTCCAGGAGCCCGATCACGTCGCCGTGCGCGTCACCGTCGACGGCGACCGGGTCACCGTGGAGGACTTGCGCGGGCAGCCGACCGTACCCACGCAAGGGGTGGCCGACCGCACCGGTCCCGCGGAGGCCGAGGGGCTCGCGCGGGCCCTCGCCCCGCTGCGGCTGTCCGCCGAGTCCGCGGCCGAGGGCACCCCCGTCTCCGGTCCGGTCGACTTCCCGCAGCTGCTCGGCATCGACGACATGGGCGCCCTCGACCCGGCCCGGCAGTGGACGCCGCGCGGTGAGCGGGACTTCCTCCGGGTACCGATCGGCCTGGACGACCGGCACCAGCCGGTCCTGCTCGACCTGAAGGAGTCCGCCGAACTCGGCATGGGGCCGCACGGGTTGTGCGTCGGCGCGACCGGCTCCGGCAAGAGCGAACTGCTGCGCACGCTGGTGCTGGCGCTGGTCACCACGCACCCGCCGGAGGATCTGGCGATGGTCCTGGTCGACTACAAGGGAGGTGCCACGTTCGCCCCGTTCACCCCGCTGCCGCATGTCGCGGGCGTCATCACCAATCTGGAGAACCAGGCCGGCCTGGTCGAGCGGGTGCACACCTCCCTGGCCGGGGAGATCAAGCGTCGCCAGCAGGTCCTCAAGGACGCGGGCGACGTCGCCGACATCGGGCACTACCGCGCGCTGCGCGCCACCGGCCGCCCCGGCCTCGAACCCTTGCCTCACCTCTTCGTCGTCATCGACGAGTTCGGTGAACTCCTCACCGCCAAACCGGATTTCATCGCCCTCTTCCTGTCGATCGGCAGGATCGGCCGCTCCATCGGCGTCCATCTGCTGCTGTCCAGCCAGCGCGTCGAGAGCGGCGGACTCCGGGGTCTGGAGACGTACTTGTCGTACCGGCTCGGTCTGCGCACCTTCTCGGCGGACGAGTCGCGCACGGTGCTGGAGACCACCGACGCCTTCCATCTGCCGCCGCTGCCCGGCTTCGGTTACCTGAAGGTCGACACCTCGACGTACACCCGGTTCAAGGCGGGCTTCGTCTCCGGTGCGTACCGCGGGGCCGCCGTACGAGACAGCGCTGCCGACGCCAGGCCGCCGGCCCGGCCGTACCCGGCCTTCCACGCGCCCGCCGCCGCGCCGGACGGGGACGCCCCCGCGCCACGTGAGCGCGAGACCGGGCCGACGGTCCTCGGGGTCGCGGTCGGCCGGCTCACCGGCGCGGCCGAACCGGTGCGCCGGATCTGGCTTCCGCCGCTGCCCGCGGCTCTCGCGCTGGACTCGGCCGCCGGCCCGGTGCGGGCGTCCGCCGAGGGTCTGCGACTGGCCGGTGCGGACGGGCCGTTGCGGGTGCCGTTGGGGGTGCTGGACGATCCGGCCAGGCAGTGGCAGGGCCCGTGGGTGCACGACCTGAACACCGCGGGCGGGCACACCGCCGTCATCGGCGGCCCGGCCTCCGGCAAGACGACGCTGCTGCGCACCCTGGCGCTCTCCCTCGCCCTCACCCACACACCACGTGACGTGGCCGTCTACGGCCTGGACCTGGCCGGCGGCGGCCTCAGCGCCCTGGCACGGCTGCCGCACGTCGGCGGTATCGCGACCCGCGCCGATCACGAGCGCGCCGCCCGCACCGTCGCCGAGGTGCGCGCGATGCTCGCCGAGCGCGAGGAGATCTTCCGGGAGCGGGGCATCGACTCGGTCGACCAGCTGCGTGCCCTGCGCGGCCGCGGTGAGCTGCCCGGGCTCGGCTCCACCGACGTGGTGCTGCTCATCGACGGATTCGGCGCGCTGCGCGAGGAGTTCGCCCACCTCGACGACGATGTGGCCGACCTCCTCAGGCGTGGCAGCGGCTACGGCATCCACGTGGTGGCCGGCATGCTCCGCTGGAACGACGTACGTCTCGCCGTCCAGTCGCTGTTCGGCAGCCGTATCGAACTGCGGCTCAACGATCCGGCGGATTCCTGCGTGGACCGCAAGCTGTCCGCGACCTTGTCGGCGGAGACGCCCGGCCGGGCCCTGACGGACGGCAAGCTGTTCGCCCAGGCGGCCCTGCCCCGCATCGACGGGCAGGCCACCGCCGACGGTCTGGGGCCGGCCCTGGAGCAGACGGCGGCCACCCTGCGCGCCGCTTGGCCGGGAGAACCGGCCGCCCCCGTACGGATACTGCCCACCAGGCTGCCCGCCGAGCGGCTGCCCTCCGCCGTGGCGGAACCACGCGCGATCCCGATCGGTGTCGACCAGGAGACGCTGTCCCCGGCCGTCCTCGACCTGTTCGGTGCCGACCAGCACCTGCTGGTCCTCGGCGACACCGAGTGCGGCAAGACGAACCTGCTCACCCTCGTCGCCCGCTCCCTCGTCGCCCGCCACGACGAGGACGAGCTGGTCTTCGGCGTGTTCGACCCGCGCCGCGGCCTGCGCGGGGTCGTCCCGGAGCCGTACCGCGGCGGCTACGCGCACAACGCCGCCCTCTCCCAGGCGCTCGCCACCGGCATCGCCGGCGAACTGGCGAAACGCCTGCCGGAGACCGCCGACCCCGACGCCCCGACCGACGAGCCGTCGTTCACCGGCCCGAGGATCGTGATCCTGGTCGACGACTACGACATCCTCACCGCCGCCGGACAGCAGCCACTCACCCCGTTCCTGCCGTACCTCTCCTCGGCCCGGGACATCGGCCTGCACTTCGTGGTCGCGCGCCGGGTCGCCGGGGCGTCCCGGGCGCTGTACGAGCCGTTCCTGACGGCCTTGCGGGAGACCGGCGCCACGGCTCTGGTGATGGCGGGCGACCGCGGCGAGGGCCAGCTGTTCCCCGGCCTGTACCCGTCCGCGCAGCCGCCCGGACGGGGCACCCTGCTGCGCCGTGGCAGGCGCCACCAGCTGATCCAGACCGCCCTCGCGACCACCGGGGACCCCAGGGAGGCGTCGGCATGA
- a CDS encoding pore-forming ESAT-6 family protein — MAQNQDRRSYDTGASAEVQTSLAGIIGRLEQVLTDRDRAVKVAMADFQADGVSDEYHGKEVRWHRAAAEVREIIRLVRTTLEQNDGTAQATLAKARAAVDSIG, encoded by the coding sequence ATGGCGCAGAACCAGGACCGCCGCTCGTACGACACCGGCGCCTCCGCCGAGGTGCAGACCAGCCTGGCCGGCATCATCGGCCGGCTGGAGCAGGTGCTGACCGACCGCGACCGGGCGGTCAAGGTCGCGATGGCCGACTTCCAGGCGGACGGGGTCTCGGACGAGTACCACGGCAAGGAGGTCCGCTGGCACCGGGCCGCGGCCGAGGTCCGCGAGATCATCCGTCTGGTCCGCACCACGCTGGAGCAGAACGACGGCACCGCCCAGGCCACCCTCGCCAAGGCGCGGGCGGCCGTCGACAGCATCGGCTGA
- a CDS encoding sensor histidine kinase codes for MAHGRQEPSDRLSPDRIRLWNAAVWVLFGLLPTAGGVLDRSPARKGWMFGLLALIALGHALTLARPRTRLMNRRAYLGLLALTLGGSSYLLDGGAAFYVVSLPQFWLYTRTPREAVALSGGAAALTVFGGTLGQGWSPQLLTGNTVFTLADYAVGTGLGLWIHRFIGQSNERQERLTAELALTQEELALAHQRQGAAEERERMAREIHDTLAQGLASIVVLAEAARAALTTDPGRSAQQLASIEQTARENLTEARVLVGSVPASGVAAGSVATTLRRTLDRFVQDTGLTVTAELPDIDLDQRTRVALLRCTQESLANVRKHAGASTVGVVLSEVPGGVELEITDDGRGFVVAESRGFGLDGMRRRLAELDGELTVTSSPGDGTRVLATLPTPAQD; via the coding sequence GTGGCCCACGGGCGGCAGGAGCCGAGCGACCGGCTCAGCCCGGACCGAATCCGCCTGTGGAACGCGGCGGTCTGGGTCCTGTTCGGCCTGCTGCCGACGGCCGGCGGCGTGCTCGACCGGTCGCCGGCCCGCAAGGGCTGGATGTTCGGCCTGCTCGCCCTGATCGCGCTCGGCCACGCCCTCACCCTCGCCCGCCCGCGCACCCGCCTTATGAACCGCCGGGCCTACCTGGGCCTCCTCGCTCTCACCCTCGGCGGCAGCTCGTACCTCCTCGACGGCGGAGCCGCCTTCTACGTCGTGTCCCTGCCGCAGTTCTGGCTCTACACCCGCACCCCCCGTGAGGCGGTCGCCCTCAGCGGCGGCGCCGCCGCCCTCACCGTGTTCGGCGGCACCCTCGGCCAGGGCTGGAGCCCCCAACTCCTCACCGGCAACACGGTGTTCACCCTTGCCGACTACGCTGTCGGGACCGGCCTCGGCCTGTGGATCCACCGCTTCATCGGCCAGAGCAACGAACGGCAGGAGCGGCTGACCGCCGAACTCGCCCTCACCCAGGAGGAACTGGCCCTCGCCCACCAGCGTCAGGGCGCCGCCGAGGAACGCGAGCGGATGGCCCGGGAGATCCACGACACGCTCGCCCAGGGCCTCGCCTCCATCGTCGTACTCGCCGAAGCCGCCCGCGCCGCGCTCACCACCGACCCCGGACGCAGCGCCCAGCAGCTCGCCTCCATCGAGCAGACCGCGCGTGAGAACCTCACCGAGGCCCGAGTGCTCGTCGGCTCCGTCCCGGCGAGCGGCGTCGCGGCCGGCTCGGTCGCCACCACCCTGCGCCGCACCCTGGACCGCTTCGTCCAGGACACCGGCCTCACCGTCACCGCCGAGCTGCCCGACATCGACCTCGACCAGCGCACCCGCGTCGCCCTGCTGCGCTGCACCCAGGAATCCCTCGCCAACGTACGCAAACACGCCGGAGCCTCCACCGTCGGCGTCGTCCTCAGCGAAGTCCCCGGCGGCGTCGAACTGGAGATCACCGACGACGGCCGGGGCTTCGTCGTCGCGGAGTCCCGCGGCTTCGGACTCGACGGCATGCGCCGGCGCCTCGCCGAACTCGACGGGGAACTCACCGTCACCAGCTCCCCCGGGGACGGCACCCGCGTCCTCGCCACCCTGCCCACACCCGCCCAGGACTGA
- a CDS encoding MinD/ParA family protein → MTGSGRWQDEVLRELNAGSTGETGEPPSPEDVRPPLPVRRPDEERPNPGKRRGKASHEARTTPPVPATPPRPTTAPQPTAPRPAPPRPTASRPTTSQPTTPPPDHPGTSTTPAAPTAPASSPATGVRPAPEGRPAAPAPPPADAPSTGPSTPPATASPTTPSAHPRNASRTGSPMPPANTSPAVRPPRQASLPTVAPEPVPTLDPRLAIALGSPQHGDSLARRSGRSLRRLTASAAQAVAEESRLGGLLQQPVTTGRVIAVTSIRGGVGKTTTAALLARTFGHYRHDPVLALEADAALGTLPVRMGAQSVRWSCVELARILTPSMRLTDVTGYLVPVADGGWLLPAGQGRVGAPLDVPTYRTVTLALRRYFAVTVVDCETLPGEVARTAMDTAHARVVVAPLTAEGVGGTRIVLDWLGRLPHAALASTVVALVSTTPDMNLDPKAAAAHLRETGVTLVHLPYDRHLAGGGPIRTDRLGEDTRRAATRLAAEALQRAVRRR, encoded by the coding sequence ATGACGGGTTCCGGTCGTTGGCAGGACGAGGTGCTGCGCGAACTGAACGCGGGCTCAACCGGCGAGACGGGTGAACCGCCGTCCCCGGAGGACGTCCGGCCGCCCTTGCCCGTACGCCGGCCGGACGAGGAGCGTCCCAACCCGGGCAAGCGGCGCGGCAAGGCGTCCCACGAGGCACGCACCACGCCGCCGGTCCCCGCGACCCCGCCGCGTCCCACGACCGCCCCCCAGCCGACCGCACCCCGGCCGGCTCCACCCCGGCCGACCGCATCCCGGCCCACCACGTCTCAGCCGACCACACCGCCCCCGGACCACCCGGGCACCTCCACCACGCCCGCCGCACCCACCGCACCCGCGTCGTCTCCGGCCACCGGTGTCCGGCCGGCACCGGAGGGCCGCCCCGCCGCCCCGGCCCCGCCCCCGGCGGACGCTCCCTCCACCGGTCCTTCCACGCCTCCGGCCACCGCTTCCCCCACCACCCCTTCCGCGCACCCGCGGAACGCCTCCCGCACCGGCTCGCCCATGCCCCCGGCCAACACCTCGCCCGCCGTGCGGCCGCCCCGCCAGGCCTCGTTGCCGACGGTGGCGCCCGAGCCCGTGCCGACGCTCGATCCGCGTCTGGCCATAGCGCTCGGCTCACCGCAGCACGGCGACTCGCTGGCCCGGCGTTCGGGCCGGTCGCTGCGCAGGCTGACCGCGTCGGCCGCGCAGGCGGTCGCCGAGGAGAGCCGGCTGGGCGGCCTGTTGCAGCAGCCGGTGACCACGGGCCGGGTGATCGCGGTGACGTCGATCCGCGGCGGGGTCGGCAAGACCACGACCGCCGCGCTGCTGGCGCGGACGTTCGGCCATTACCGGCACGACCCGGTACTCGCCCTGGAGGCGGACGCCGCCCTGGGCACGCTGCCGGTGCGGATGGGCGCGCAGTCCGTACGCTGGTCGTGCGTCGAACTCGCCCGGATCCTCACCCCGTCGATGCGCCTGACGGACGTCACCGGGTACCTGGTGCCGGTCGCGGACGGCGGCTGGCTGCTGCCCGCCGGTCAGGGCCGGGTGGGCGCCCCGCTGGACGTCCCCACCTACCGCACGGTCACGCTCGCGCTGCGCCGCTACTTCGCCGTCACGGTGGTGGACTGCGAGACACTGCCCGGCGAGGTGGCCCGTACGGCGATGGACACGGCGCACGCGCGGGTGGTCGTCGCCCCGCTCACCGCGGAGGGCGTGGGCGGTACCCGGATCGTCCTGGACTGGCTCGGCCGGCTGCCGCACGCCGCGCTCGCCTCCACCGTCGTGGCCCTCGTCTCGACCACGCCCGACATGAACCTGGATCCGAAGGCCGCCGCGGCCCATCTGCGCGAAACCGGAGTCACGCTGGTGCATCTGCCCTACGACCGGCACTTGGCCGGTGGCGGACCGATCAGGACCGACCGGCTCGGCGAGGACACCCGCCGCGCGGCCACCCGGCTGGCCGCCGAGGCGCTCCAGCGGGCGGTGCGGCGCCGTTGA
- a CDS encoding DUF6177 family protein — protein sequence MTKDVIALTERMPDAATLLAALHAGGPGLGVTATDDGAVIHLCTAAGRPLVSVESPLLVQVPGEAERLLGPDVTPPPTPYWWTETRASTAVPTAEALAGSVCGRLALLLGGTTWPRRADGTAVVETPPDNTDRAASPTPDGALPAVDVLTETTAVIIADRPVLGFTAWLSGVLRATAASGRALHLVTPPHARLTLPLRTALGGPPNRWVVRHPEGGYYDGLSGAELAWRDGTFAPAVRPAKVADAFTEGARPTVERRLTVALRTVRPPDAGLVLGTALETAWRHLTGAAPAGWGTAEPVNLPWSPRQLTELARDRSPEPTHAVVIGTPGVPAVATHRTTRTTAGVAEDVTLTVGYPAADQVPLDAVEALAAELVDAQGLSTMLTTLTAADAGLTVAPRLTAPPVPVAFTLGARDVRAVGLAHSRRPPLATRPVPLGTSADPALHYPLGDGTDPAAWAALQALTGHLKAGGA from the coding sequence ATGACCAAGGATGTCATCGCGCTCACCGAGCGGATGCCCGACGCCGCGACGCTGCTCGCGGCCCTGCACGCCGGCGGCCCCGGCCTGGGCGTGACCGCCACCGACGACGGCGCGGTGATCCACCTGTGCACCGCGGCCGGCCGCCCCCTGGTCTCCGTGGAGTCCCCGCTCCTGGTCCAGGTGCCGGGCGAGGCCGAACGCCTCCTCGGCCCGGACGTCACCCCGCCGCCCACGCCGTACTGGTGGACCGAGACCCGTGCCTCCACCGCCGTTCCCACGGCGGAAGCGCTCGCGGGTTCGGTGTGCGGACGCCTGGCGCTGCTGCTGGGCGGAACGACCTGGCCGCGCCGGGCGGACGGCACGGCGGTCGTGGAGACACCCCCGGACAACACGGACCGCGCCGCGTCCCCGACACCGGACGGGGCCCTGCCCGCCGTCGACGTCCTCACCGAGACCACCGCGGTGATCATCGCCGACCGCCCCGTCCTCGGTTTCACGGCCTGGCTGTCCGGTGTGCTGCGCGCGACGGCGGCGTCCGGCCGGGCCCTGCACCTGGTCACACCGCCGCACGCCCGTCTCACCCTGCCCCTGCGCACGGCCCTCGGCGGCCCGCCGAACCGCTGGGTGGTGAGGCATCCGGAAGGCGGCTACTACGACGGCCTGTCCGGCGCCGAACTGGCCTGGCGGGACGGCACCTTCGCCCCGGCGGTCAGGCCCGCGAAGGTCGCGGACGCCTTCACGGAGGGGGCGCGGCCCACGGTGGAACGCCGGCTGACGGTGGCCCTGCGCACCGTCCGTCCACCGGATGCCGGCCTCGTCCTCGGCACCGCGCTGGAGACGGCCTGGCGCCACTTGACCGGAGCTGCGCCCGCCGGGTGGGGCACCGCCGAGCCGGTCAACCTGCCCTGGTCACCCCGTCAACTGACCGAACTGGCCCGCGACCGCTCCCCCGAGCCCACCCACGCCGTCGTCATCGGGACCCCGGGTGTTCCGGCCGTGGCGACCCACCGCACGACCCGCACCACGGCCGGCGTCGCCGAGGACGTCACGCTCACCGTCGGATACCCGGCTGCCGACCAGGTCCCGCTGGACGCGGTCGAGGCACTGGCCGCGGAACTCGTCGATGCCCAGGGCCTGTCGACCATGCTGACCACCCTGACCGCGGCGGACGCCGGCCTGACCGTGGCTCCCCGGCTCACCGCCCCGCCGGTCCCGGTCGCGTTCACCCTGGGCGCCCGGGACGTGCGGGCCGTCGGCCTCGCCCACTCCCGCCGTCCCCCTCTGGCGACGAGACCGGTACCGCTCGGCACCTCCGCGGACCCGGCCCTGCACTACCCGCTCGGCGACGGCACCGACCCCGCCGCCTGGGCGGCGCTTCAGGCCCTCACCGGGCACCTCAAGGCCGGCGGCGCCTGA
- a CDS encoding response regulator, producing MTDTDPATDRIRVVVVDDHAVMRAGVVALLTGEPAIEIVGEASDGREGVGLVRRLAPDVALLDLRMPVLDGAAATAEIVALPVATRVLILTTYDTDAEIERAVEAGAVGYLLKDTTREQLADAIRSAARGETVLAPKVAERLVARMRRPEPVALTAREREVLRAVADGLSNAEIGRRLVIGEATVKTHLLRVFAKLDVSDRTRAVVVALERGLLAG from the coding sequence ATGACCGACACCGACCCCGCCACCGACCGGATACGGGTCGTCGTGGTCGACGACCACGCCGTGATGCGCGCCGGGGTCGTGGCCCTGCTGACCGGCGAGCCCGCCATCGAGATCGTCGGCGAGGCGAGCGACGGCCGCGAGGGCGTCGGCCTGGTCCGGCGGCTCGCCCCCGACGTGGCCCTCCTCGACCTGCGCATGCCGGTGCTCGACGGGGCCGCCGCCACCGCCGAGATCGTCGCCCTGCCCGTCGCCACCCGGGTGCTGATCCTCACCACGTACGACACGGACGCCGAGATCGAACGGGCCGTGGAGGCCGGCGCCGTCGGCTATCTGCTCAAGGACACCACCCGCGAACAGCTCGCCGACGCCATCCGCTCGGCGGCACGCGGCGAGACGGTCCTCGCGCCCAAGGTCGCCGAACGCCTCGTGGCCCGCATGCGCCGCCCCGAACCCGTCGCCCTCACCGCCCGCGAACGCGAGGTGCTGCGGGCGGTCGCCGACGGCCTGTCCAACGCCGAGATCGGCCGCCGCCTGGTGATCGGCGAGGCCACGGTGAAGACCCACCTCCTGCGCGTCTTCGCCAAGCTGGACGTCAGCGACCGCACCCGCGCCGTCGTCGTGGCCCTGGAACGGGGGCTGCTGGCGGGGTGA
- the eccD gene encoding type VII secretion integral membrane protein EccD, whose amino-acid sequence MTSRGTVSGTALSRVTLAGERRRVDLVLPSREPVGLLLPEVMRLLDDRAGERPQARHLVAADGSALEPDDTLESAGVPDGAVLRLVRVEDAPSAPVIHDVSDEAADDLDARLWRWDARARRIVAAGTGVGWASAAGFMARQGFAAGTAGAALLVTAALAAVAGALLGRAGRKGFAAALVVVSAAVGVQGGWAVADAQAWPRAVRLAVVLAVTVADLALLGWFSPFGRGALVGAGALAATGVCWEVALAVQSGGAARAGAVLAVVSAVALGVLPRLALTASGLSGLDDRRAAGASVSRYQVGTALAATHRGLALATVVTAVSGAVAAVLSVRTVTVWTVLLAVAVTVVLALRARAYPLVGEVVVLLGASVAVALRLVWLWREHSGAVAPLAVLGLLAVLSLGVVAVQPAEHVRVRLRKAGDVLESAGVIALFPLVLGVFGVYGRLLGTFA is encoded by the coding sequence GTGACATCCCGGGGGACTGTGAGCGGTACGGCACTGAGTCGGGTCACCTTGGCCGGTGAGCGGCGACGGGTGGATCTGGTGTTGCCGTCCCGGGAGCCGGTCGGACTGTTGCTGCCCGAAGTGATGCGGCTTCTCGATGACCGGGCAGGTGAACGTCCCCAGGCCCGGCACCTGGTGGCGGCCGACGGCAGTGCGCTGGAACCGGACGACACGCTGGAGTCGGCCGGCGTGCCCGACGGAGCCGTACTGCGGCTCGTCCGGGTCGAGGACGCGCCGTCCGCCCCCGTGATCCATGACGTGAGCGACGAGGCCGCCGACGATCTGGACGCACGGCTCTGGCGGTGGGACGCGCGGGCACGGCGGATCGTGGCCGCAGGCACGGGCGTTGGCTGGGCATCGGCCGCCGGGTTCATGGCACGGCAGGGCTTCGCAGCCGGAACCGCGGGTGCCGCCCTCCTCGTCACCGCGGCGCTGGCCGCTGTGGCCGGGGCGCTGCTGGGGCGGGCCGGGCGCAAGGGGTTCGCCGCCGCCCTGGTCGTCGTGAGCGCGGCCGTGGGCGTGCAGGGCGGCTGGGCCGTCGCCGACGCCCAGGCCTGGCCGAGAGCCGTGCGGCTGGCCGTGGTGCTCGCGGTCACAGTGGCGGACCTGGCTCTGCTCGGCTGGTTCTCCCCGTTCGGACGGGGCGCGCTGGTCGGGGCGGGGGCGCTGGCCGCGACCGGGGTGTGCTGGGAGGTCGCGCTCGCGGTCCAGTCCGGCGGGGCCGCGCGGGCCGGGGCGGTGCTCGCCGTCGTGTCCGCCGTCGCGCTGGGCGTGCTGCCCCGGTTGGCGCTGACGGCGTCGGGGCTGTCCGGGCTGGACGACCGGCGCGCCGCCGGGGCGTCGGTCAGCCGTTACCAGGTGGGTACCGCCTTGGCCGCCACACATCGCGGACTCGCTCTGGCCACGGTCGTCACCGCGGTCTCCGGTGCCGTCGCCGCGGTGCTGTCGGTGCGTACGGTGACGGTGTGGACGGTGCTGCTGGCCGTCGCGGTCACGGTGGTCCTCGCGCTGCGGGCGCGTGCCTACCCGCTGGTCGGGGAGGTCGTCGTCCTGCTCGGGGCCTCCGTGGCCGTGGCGCTGCGGCTGGTCTGGCTGTGGCGGGAGCACTCCGGTGCGGTGGCCCCGCTCGCCGTGCTCGGTCTGCTGGCCGTGCTGTCCCTGGGGGTAGTGGCCGTACAGCCCGCCGAGCATGTGCGGGTACGGCTGCGCAAGGCCGGTGATGTGCTGGAGTCGGCCGGTGTGATCGCTCTGTTCCCGCTGGTGCTCGGGGTGTTCGGGGTGTACGGGCGGCTGCTCGGCACCTTCGCGTGA
- a CDS encoding DUF6507 family protein has translation MTGWDIHPAGVYKVLSDCGTAAKNLSDAGSAVQDNLEEAASAAGTLTSQYGPYTSTAGLVGSALGRFAQHWSRDLVYIAERASRSLRGADEATRHYLAGDVELAANAQREAAKEPKVDLPGVGGAAPGAKGR, from the coding sequence GTGACGGGGTGGGACATTCACCCGGCCGGGGTGTACAAGGTGCTGTCCGACTGCGGTACCGCCGCTAAGAACCTGTCGGACGCGGGCAGCGCGGTGCAGGACAACCTGGAAGAGGCCGCTTCCGCGGCCGGTACGCTGACCAGCCAGTACGGCCCCTACACCAGCACGGCCGGGCTGGTCGGCTCGGCACTGGGCCGGTTCGCCCAGCACTGGAGCCGGGACCTGGTGTACATAGCCGAGCGCGCCTCCCGGTCCCTGCGCGGGGCAGACGAGGCGACCCGCCACTACCTGGCCGGCGACGTGGAGCTGGCCGCGAACGCGCAGCGTGAGGCGGCCAAGGAGCCGAAGGTGGACCTGCCCGGCGTGGGCGGGGCGGCACCCGGCGCGAAGGGCCGGTGA